In the genome of Mauremys mutica isolate MM-2020 ecotype Southern chromosome 8, ASM2049712v1, whole genome shotgun sequence, one region contains:
- the RGS14 gene encoding regulator of G-protein signaling 14 isoform X3: MLATPTPDMFRVQQLQIFNLMKFDSYARFVKSPLFQACMRAENEGQPLPDLRAHSRNSSPPPDLGKKAKLKLGKSLPLGVEVAGSCAGRSPQRSFRRGERREPSWTEVEDGNGGSSLWRESQGSLNSSASLDLGFLSSSCSSSSMASSSRAESHRKSLGGTEPDPQARPSKYCCVYLPDGTASLASVRAGVSIRDMLAGLCEKRGFSLPDIKVYLVGNEQKALVLDQDSVVLMDQEVKLENRVSFELEISPLSKTVRITAKSTKCLREALQPVLGKYGVDVERALLRRQGEPGALDLEKLVSTVAAQKLILEAATEVKATGASDTVVAASPLRCKEGAPTGTEEEADMLSEVPPSFTRSRPAAPRGMNRCTYDLEGLVELLNRAQSCRANDQRGLLSKEVLVLPDFLQLPGQDAGPSKSSERQHGPCDASPTPKGAGAPCPLDPALAQPPVHSELH, from the exons ATGCTGGCCACGCCCACCCCCGACATGTTCCGAGTCCAACAGCTCCAG ATCTTTAACCTGATGAAGTTTGACAGCTACGCGCGCTTCGTGAAGTCCCCGCTGTTCCAGGCGTGTATGAGGGCTGAGAATGAGGGACAGCCGCTCCCCGACCTGCGGGCTCACTCCCGGAACAGCAGCCCCCCACCCGACCTCGGCAAG AAGGCGAAGCTGAAGCTGGGGAAGTCCCTGccactgggggtggaggtggccgGCAGCTGTGCTGGCAGGAGCCCCCAGAGGTCCTTCAGGAGAGGGGAGCGGAGAGAGCCCTCGTGGACAG AGGTGGAAGACGGCAATGGGGGCTCGTCCCTGTGGCGTGAGTCCCAGGGCTCCCTGAATTCCTCTGCGAGTCTGGACCTGGGCTTCCTCTCGTcgtcctgcagcagcagcagcatggccagcagctcccGGGCAGAG aGCCACAGGAAGAGCCTGGGAGGCACAGAGCCCGACCCACAGGCCAGGCCCAGCAAGTACTGCTGTGTGTACCTGCCGGACGGCACGGCCTCGCTGGCCTCGGTGCGGGCTGGCGTCTCCATCCGCGACATGCTGGCAGGCCTCTGTGAGAAGCGCGGCTTCAGCCTCCCTGACATCAAGGTCTACCTGGTTGGCAATGAACAG AAGGCTCTGGTGCTGGACCAGGACAGTGTGGTTCTGATGGACCAGGAGGTGAAGCTGGAGAACAGAGTCAGTTTCGA GTTGGAAATTTCCCCCCTCAGTAAAACAGTGCGAATCACTGCAAAGTCGACCAAGTGCCTGCGGGAGGCGCTGCAGCCTGTGCTGGGGAAGTACGGTGTGGATGTGGAGCGGGCACTGCTGCGGCGG CAGGGGGAGCCGGGAGCCCTGGACCTGGAGAAGCTGGTCAGCACCGTGGCTGCGCAGAAGCTCATCCTGGAAGCTGCGACAG AAGTGAAAGCGACTGGCGCTAGTGACACtgttgtggctgcttccccccttcGGTGCAAG gaGGGCGCCCCCACAGGCACAGAGGAGGAAGCAGACATGCTGTCAGAGGTGCCCCCCTCCTTCACCAGGTCCAGGCCAGCAGCCCCGCGGGGCATGAACCGGTGCACGTATGACCTGGAAG GGCTGGTGGAGCTGCTGAACCGGgcccagagctgcagggccaACGACCAGCGTGGGCTGCTCTCTAAAGAGGTCCTGGTCCTGCCCGACTTCctgcagctgccagggcaggatgcTGGCCCCAGCAAGAGCTCTGAGCGGCAGCATGGCCCCTGCGATGCCAGCCCCACACCAAAGGGGGCTGGTGCCCCTTGCCCCCTGGATCCCGCACTGGCGC
- the RGS14 gene encoding regulator of G-protein signaling 14 isoform X2, whose protein sequence is MPGKAKHLGVQSGHMGLAVSDGELNSSGARGSSHSVHSLPGAQSADYTAQLPVASWAESFETLLQDRVAVTYFTEFLKKEFSAENVYFWQACERFQQIPGRNTQQLAQEARRIYDEFLSSHAVSPVNIDRQAWIGEEMLATPTPDMFRVQQLQIFNLMKFDSYARFVKSPLFQACMRAENEGQPLPDLRAHSRNSSPPPDLGKKAKLKLGKSLPLGVEVAGSCAGRSPQRSFRRGERREPSWTEVEDGNGGSSLWRESQGSLNSSASLDLGFLSSSCSSSSMASSSRAESHRKSLGGTEPDPQARPSKYCCVYLPDGTASLASVRAGVSIRDMLAGLCEKRGFSLPDIKVYLVGNEQALVLDQDSVVLMDQEVKLENRVSFELEISPLSKTVRITAKSTKCLREALQPVLGKYGVDVERALLRRQGEPGALDLEKLVSTVAAQKLILEAATEVKATGASDTVVAASPLRCKEGAPTGTEEEADMLSEVPPSFTRSRPAAPRGMNRCTYDLEGLVELLNRAQSCRANDQRGLLSKEVLVLPDFLQLPGQDAGPSKSSERQHGPCDASPTPKGAGAPCPLDPALAQPPVHSELH, encoded by the exons ATGCCTGGGAAAGCAAAGCACCTGGGCGTTCAAAGCGGCCACATG GGCCTGGCTGTGTCAGATGGAG AGTTAAACAGCTCCGGGGCCCGGGGCAGTAGCCACAGTGTGCACAGCCTGCCTGGTGCCCAGAGCGCAGACTACACTGCGCAGCTGCCTGTGGCCAGCTGGGCCGAGTCCTTCGAGACACTGCTGCAGGACCGGGTGGCCGTCACCTACTTCACC gagTTCCTGAAGAAGGAGTTTAGTGCTGAGAACGTTTACTTCTGGCAGGCGTGTGAGCGATTCCAGCAGATCCCAGGCAGAAACACGCAGCAG CTGGCCCAGGAGGCCCGGCGGATCTATGACGAGTTCCTGTCCAGCCACGCGGTCAGCCCCGTTAACATCGACCGGCAGGCCTGGATCGGGGAGGAAATGCTGGCCACGCCCACCCCCGACATGTTCCGAGTCCAACAGCTCCAG ATCTTTAACCTGATGAAGTTTGACAGCTACGCGCGCTTCGTGAAGTCCCCGCTGTTCCAGGCGTGTATGAGGGCTGAGAATGAGGGACAGCCGCTCCCCGACCTGCGGGCTCACTCCCGGAACAGCAGCCCCCCACCCGACCTCGGCAAG AAGGCGAAGCTGAAGCTGGGGAAGTCCCTGccactgggggtggaggtggccgGCAGCTGTGCTGGCAGGAGCCCCCAGAGGTCCTTCAGGAGAGGGGAGCGGAGAGAGCCCTCGTGGACAG AGGTGGAAGACGGCAATGGGGGCTCGTCCCTGTGGCGTGAGTCCCAGGGCTCCCTGAATTCCTCTGCGAGTCTGGACCTGGGCTTCCTCTCGTcgtcctgcagcagcagcagcatggccagcagctcccGGGCAGAG aGCCACAGGAAGAGCCTGGGAGGCACAGAGCCCGACCCACAGGCCAGGCCCAGCAAGTACTGCTGTGTGTACCTGCCGGACGGCACGGCCTCGCTGGCCTCGGTGCGGGCTGGCGTCTCCATCCGCGACATGCTGGCAGGCCTCTGTGAGAAGCGCGGCTTCAGCCTCCCTGACATCAAGGTCTACCTGGTTGGCAATGAACAG GCTCTGGTGCTGGACCAGGACAGTGTGGTTCTGATGGACCAGGAGGTGAAGCTGGAGAACAGAGTCAGTTTCGA GTTGGAAATTTCCCCCCTCAGTAAAACAGTGCGAATCACTGCAAAGTCGACCAAGTGCCTGCGGGAGGCGCTGCAGCCTGTGCTGGGGAAGTACGGTGTGGATGTGGAGCGGGCACTGCTGCGGCGG CAGGGGGAGCCGGGAGCCCTGGACCTGGAGAAGCTGGTCAGCACCGTGGCTGCGCAGAAGCTCATCCTGGAAGCTGCGACAG AAGTGAAAGCGACTGGCGCTAGTGACACtgttgtggctgcttccccccttcGGTGCAAG gaGGGCGCCCCCACAGGCACAGAGGAGGAAGCAGACATGCTGTCAGAGGTGCCCCCCTCCTTCACCAGGTCCAGGCCAGCAGCCCCGCGGGGCATGAACCGGTGCACGTATGACCTGGAAG GGCTGGTGGAGCTGCTGAACCGGgcccagagctgcagggccaACGACCAGCGTGGGCTGCTCTCTAAAGAGGTCCTGGTCCTGCCCGACTTCctgcagctgccagggcaggatgcTGGCCCCAGCAAGAGCTCTGAGCGGCAGCATGGCCCCTGCGATGCCAGCCCCACACCAAAGGGGGCTGGTGCCCCTTGCCCCCTGGATCCCGCACTGGCGC
- the RGS14 gene encoding regulator of G-protein signaling 14 isoform X1 produces MPGKAKHLGVQSGHMGLAVSDGELNSSGARGSSHSVHSLPGAQSADYTAQLPVASWAESFETLLQDRVAVTYFTEFLKKEFSAENVYFWQACERFQQIPGRNTQQLAQEARRIYDEFLSSHAVSPVNIDRQAWIGEEMLATPTPDMFRVQQLQIFNLMKFDSYARFVKSPLFQACMRAENEGQPLPDLRAHSRNSSPPPDLGKKAKLKLGKSLPLGVEVAGSCAGRSPQRSFRRGERREPSWTEVEDGNGGSSLWRESQGSLNSSASLDLGFLSSSCSSSSMASSSRAESHRKSLGGTEPDPQARPSKYCCVYLPDGTASLASVRAGVSIRDMLAGLCEKRGFSLPDIKVYLVGNEQKALVLDQDSVVLMDQEVKLENRVSFELEISPLSKTVRITAKSTKCLREALQPVLGKYGVDVERALLRRQGEPGALDLEKLVSTVAAQKLILEAATEVKATGASDTVVAASPLRCKEGAPTGTEEEADMLSEVPPSFTRSRPAAPRGMNRCTYDLEGLVELLNRAQSCRANDQRGLLSKEVLVLPDFLQLPGQDAGPSKSSERQHGPCDASPTPKGAGAPCPLDPALAQPPVHSELH; encoded by the exons ATGCCTGGGAAAGCAAAGCACCTGGGCGTTCAAAGCGGCCACATG GGCCTGGCTGTGTCAGATGGAG AGTTAAACAGCTCCGGGGCCCGGGGCAGTAGCCACAGTGTGCACAGCCTGCCTGGTGCCCAGAGCGCAGACTACACTGCGCAGCTGCCTGTGGCCAGCTGGGCCGAGTCCTTCGAGACACTGCTGCAGGACCGGGTGGCCGTCACCTACTTCACC gagTTCCTGAAGAAGGAGTTTAGTGCTGAGAACGTTTACTTCTGGCAGGCGTGTGAGCGATTCCAGCAGATCCCAGGCAGAAACACGCAGCAG CTGGCCCAGGAGGCCCGGCGGATCTATGACGAGTTCCTGTCCAGCCACGCGGTCAGCCCCGTTAACATCGACCGGCAGGCCTGGATCGGGGAGGAAATGCTGGCCACGCCCACCCCCGACATGTTCCGAGTCCAACAGCTCCAG ATCTTTAACCTGATGAAGTTTGACAGCTACGCGCGCTTCGTGAAGTCCCCGCTGTTCCAGGCGTGTATGAGGGCTGAGAATGAGGGACAGCCGCTCCCCGACCTGCGGGCTCACTCCCGGAACAGCAGCCCCCCACCCGACCTCGGCAAG AAGGCGAAGCTGAAGCTGGGGAAGTCCCTGccactgggggtggaggtggccgGCAGCTGTGCTGGCAGGAGCCCCCAGAGGTCCTTCAGGAGAGGGGAGCGGAGAGAGCCCTCGTGGACAG AGGTGGAAGACGGCAATGGGGGCTCGTCCCTGTGGCGTGAGTCCCAGGGCTCCCTGAATTCCTCTGCGAGTCTGGACCTGGGCTTCCTCTCGTcgtcctgcagcagcagcagcatggccagcagctcccGGGCAGAG aGCCACAGGAAGAGCCTGGGAGGCACAGAGCCCGACCCACAGGCCAGGCCCAGCAAGTACTGCTGTGTGTACCTGCCGGACGGCACGGCCTCGCTGGCCTCGGTGCGGGCTGGCGTCTCCATCCGCGACATGCTGGCAGGCCTCTGTGAGAAGCGCGGCTTCAGCCTCCCTGACATCAAGGTCTACCTGGTTGGCAATGAACAG AAGGCTCTGGTGCTGGACCAGGACAGTGTGGTTCTGATGGACCAGGAGGTGAAGCTGGAGAACAGAGTCAGTTTCGA GTTGGAAATTTCCCCCCTCAGTAAAACAGTGCGAATCACTGCAAAGTCGACCAAGTGCCTGCGGGAGGCGCTGCAGCCTGTGCTGGGGAAGTACGGTGTGGATGTGGAGCGGGCACTGCTGCGGCGG CAGGGGGAGCCGGGAGCCCTGGACCTGGAGAAGCTGGTCAGCACCGTGGCTGCGCAGAAGCTCATCCTGGAAGCTGCGACAG AAGTGAAAGCGACTGGCGCTAGTGACACtgttgtggctgcttccccccttcGGTGCAAG gaGGGCGCCCCCACAGGCACAGAGGAGGAAGCAGACATGCTGTCAGAGGTGCCCCCCTCCTTCACCAGGTCCAGGCCAGCAGCCCCGCGGGGCATGAACCGGTGCACGTATGACCTGGAAG GGCTGGTGGAGCTGCTGAACCGGgcccagagctgcagggccaACGACCAGCGTGGGCTGCTCTCTAAAGAGGTCCTGGTCCTGCCCGACTTCctgcagctgccagggcaggatgcTGGCCCCAGCAAGAGCTCTGAGCGGCAGCATGGCCCCTGCGATGCCAGCCCCACACCAAAGGGGGCTGGTGCCCCTTGCCCCCTGGATCCCGCACTGGCGC